A single Dunckerocampus dactyliophorus isolate RoL2022-P2 chromosome 2, RoL_Ddac_1.1, whole genome shotgun sequence DNA region contains:
- the cbln12 gene encoding cerebellin 12: MRAVDLTILGAVLLLWGPPGSEGQNDTEPIILEGKCLVVCDSTPSSEPAGNALGMSVRSGSGRVAFSASRQTNHEPTDMSNRTMIIYFDNILVNVGTHFDQESSVFLAPRRGVYSFNFHVVKAYNRQTIQVSLMVNGWPMISAFAGDQDVTREAATNAGLVIMEKGDKAYLRLERGNLMGGWKYSTFSGFLVFPL; the protein is encoded by the exons ATGCGTGCCGTTGACCTTACCATACTTGGggctgtgctgctgctgtgggGGCCACCGGGCTCCGAGGGACAGAACGACACAGAACCCATCATTCTTGAGGGGAAATGTTTGGTGGTGTGCGACTCCACGCCGTCATCCGAACCAGCCGGGAACGCCCTGGGCATGTCGGTGCGCTCGGGCAGCGGCCGGGTCGCCTTCTCCGCCAGCCGCCAGACCAACCACGAGCCTACGGACATGAGCAACCGCACCATGATCATCTACTTTGATAAC ATCCTGGTGAACGTGGGCACTCATTTTGATCAAGAGAGCAGTGTCTTCCTGGCGCCAAGGCGAGGTGTTTACAGCTTCAACTTCCACGTCGTCAAAGCCTACAACAGACAGACTATTCAG GTCAGCTTGATGGTAAACGGCTGGCCCATGATCTCAGCATTTGCCGGGGACCAGGACGTGACCAGAGAAGCAGCCACCAACGCCGGGCTGGTGATTATGGAGAAGGGTGACAAGGCCTACCTCCGACTGGAGAGGGGGAACCTGATGGGAGGCTGGAAGTACTCCACCTTTTCCGGGTTTCTGGTCTTCCCCCTGTGA
- the trim110 gene encoding E3 ubiquitin/ISG15 ligase TRIM25: protein MKRQPTPGHVTTLEPGARLKQTLKEVRLSGLTTRQHIDHVQHADGLCLQTPTQQQDTLGTSPQCFTMASVAEELTCSVCRDIFSKPHPLPCGHSFCPACTREAWGGHGEGKGHFACPQCVEQCGQVLCDCCSPEADEGLVHVAVKTCLRCEVSLCAEHLRHHLDRPAFSSHLLVEPLGDISLRKCPTHTELFRYYCADERVYVCGDCLLEGSHFQHKVKGLRQVEEDLKDILQTLLGKSEEKLKNGEQILKDYANIDSTIADSLVEENTQVERLGSDLQVQVGKLVEALMEITKKDREQMMARVQEDCSKVREDLNQTMSIQHYLASLLAETDPFLLIWAFQSDDTKLLPDLNSPLFTPQPVSLDRKHILEDIEGKYREFITATLRCLSELKRELLTSPLTLDSNTAHPLLCISDDLQLVSRLKSRLPLAAHPERFDHWPQVLTVQSFTAGTHYWEMDAEGFWDIAICYRSIGRKGKEGNAFGNNAVSWSLTQQHDRKLAAWHNRKKTRLAYKMTGNRVAVAVDYSAGTVTFSEVGPSSNLTHVHTFWTTFTQPVSLGFGLYKSELNSHISIIKV from the exons atgaagaggcaaccta CTCCTGGTCATGTGACTACACTTGAACCCGGAGCACGGTTAAAGCAGACACTAAAGGAGGTGAGGCTGTCGGGATTAACCACCCGTCAGCATATTGACCACGTACAGCACGCTGATGGCCTCTGCCTGCAAACACCAACACAACAGCAG GACACCTTAGGGACATCACCACAGTGCTTCACGATGGCGTCCGTGGCAGAGGAGCTGACCTGCTCCGTCTGCAGAGATATCTTTAGCaaaccccaccccctcccctgCGGCCACAGCTTCTGCCCTGCCTGCACCCGCGAGGCCTGGGGCGGCCACGGCGAGGGCAAAGGTCACTTTGCGTGCCCCCAGTGCGTGGAGCAGTGCGGCCAAGTGCTGTGTGACTGCTGCTCCCCGGAGGCGGACGAAGGACTGGTTCACGTGGCCGTCAAGACGTGCCTGAGATGTGAAGTGTCTCTGTGTGCGGAGCACCTCCGGCACCACCTGGACAGGCCGGCGTTTAGCAGCCACTTGCTGGTGGAGCCGCTGGGGGACATTTCGCTGCGGAAGTGTCCCACACACACGGAGTTGTTCCGCTACTACTGTGCCGACGAGAGGGTTTACGTGTGCGGCGACTGTCTGCTGGAGGGAAGCCATTTTCAGCATAAAGTCAAGGGGCTGAGACAGGTGGAAGAGGATCTGAAG GATATTCTTCAGACACTGCTTGGAAAGTCTGAAGAGAAGCTGAAAAATGGAGAGCAAATTCTCAAAGACTATGCCAACATCGATTCTACCATTGCT GATTCTCTAGTGGAGGAAAATACCCAAGTGGAGCGCCTGGGCTCAGACCTGCAGGTCCAAGTGGGGAAACTGGTTGAGGCTCTAATGGAGATCACTAAGAAGGACAGGGAGCAAATGATGGCGCGTGTGCAGGAAGACTGCTCCAAAGTGAGGGAGGACCTGAACCAGACGATGAGCATTCAGCACTACTTGGCCTCGCTGTTGGCCGAGACGGACCCCTTCCTGCTCATCTGG GCCTTTCAGTCTGATGACACAAA ATTACTACCTGACCTAAACAGTCCGCTTTTCACGCCACAACCAGTCAGTTTAGACAGAAAGCACATTTTGGAGGACATCGAGGGCAAATATCGAGAGTTTATCACCGCCACTCTTCGCTGCCTCAGTGAACTCAAGAGGGAGCTGT TAACAAGTCCTCTGACTCTGGACAGCAACACTGCTCATCCTCTTCTGTGCATCTCTGACGACCTGCAATTAGTCTCAAGGCTAAAAAGCCGCCTGCCCCTTGCGGCCCACCCCGAACGTTTCGACCACTGGCCGCAGGTCCTCACGGTTCAGAGTTTCACAGCTGGGACTCACTACTGGGAGATGGACGCTGAGGGATTCTGGGACATCGCCATCTGCTATAGGAGTATTGGACGGAAGGGGAAGGAGGGCAATGCCTTTGGCAACAACGCG GTCTCTTGGAGTCTGACCCAGCAGCATGACAGGAAGCTGGCCGCTTGGCACAACCGCAAGAAAACCCGTCTGGCATACAAAATGACTGGCAACCGCGTGGCCGTGGCTGTGGACTACAGTGCCGGCACCGTCACCTTCTCTGAAGTGGGACCATCGAGCAACCTAACCCACGTTCACACTTTCTGGACCACGTTTACTCAGCCAGTGTCCCTGGGCTTTGGACTTTATAAGTCGGAGCTCAACAGCCATATTTCTATCATTAAAGTCTAA